A genomic window from Silene latifolia isolate original U9 population chromosome Y, ASM4854445v1, whole genome shotgun sequence includes:
- the LOC141629442 gene encoding uncharacterized protein LOC141629442 has translation MAPFEALCGRKCRSPVCLDDRADALVLGPEMIQEMVEQDRQKSYADLKRSDIEFAMEDKVLLKVSPMRGVMRFGKKALDRVHNVFHVSHLRKYVSNPTHVLEPEHIEIDKQLSYVEEPKENLDRKVRKTRNGETALVKVLWSNHKVE, from the exons atggcaccttttgaggcattGTGTGGAAGGAAGTGCAGGAGTCCAGTGTGTTTGGATGACAGAGCTGATGCACTTGTGTTGGGACCTGAGATGATACAGGAAATGGTGGAGCAA GATAGACAGAAAAGCTATGCAGATTTGAAGAGAAGTGATATAGAATTTGCTATGGAAGATAAAGTGTTGTTGAAAGTGTCTCCAATGAGAGGagtgatgagatttgggaagaaag ctttggatagagtccatAATGTATTTCATGTTTCACATTTAAGGAAGTATGTCAGTAATCCTACTCATGTACTAGAGCCTGAGCATATTGAGATTGATAAGCAATTGTCTTATGTTGAGGAGCCTAAGGAGAACTTGGATAGAAAAGTGAGGAAGACTCGTAATGGTGAGACAGCCTTGGTGaaggttttatggtctaatcataaGGTGGAATAA
- the LOC141634019 gene encoding protein disulfide isomerase-like 5-4 isoform X1 codes for MISSSKLKSVDFYRKIPRDLTEASLSGAGLSIIAALAMVFLFGMELSSYLSLTTSTSVIVDKSPDGEFLRIDFNMSFPALSCEFASVDVSDALGTNRLNITKTIRKFSIDSNMRPTGPEYLSGATTNLVKHDDGGEEDYGEGSLALNGQNFERVSHEHDILVVNFYAPWCFWSNRLKPSWEKAAAIIKERHDPEADGRILLGKVDCTEQVDLCRRNHIQGYPSIRVFRKGTDLKDDHGHHEHESYYGDRDTESLVKFLESLLTSIPLENQHPALEDKSDNKTQTIKRPAPPSGGCRIEGFVRVKKVPGNLVVSARSGSHSFDASKMNVSHFITELSFGMRLSPRMLSDLKRIEPYLGASHERLSGQSYITQDQDSDANVTIEHYLQVVKTEVRTSSGHTLVEEHEYTAHSSLVHSPDIPVAKFHFELSPMQVLVMENPRSFSHFITNVCAIIGGVFTVAGILDSILHNTMRMVKKVELGKNF; via the exons GAGCTAAGTAGTTACTTATCGTTGACCACCTCTACGTCTGTAATAGTTGATAAGAGCCCTGATGGAGAGTTCTTACGTATTGATTTCAATATGAG CTTTCCAGCCCTTTCTTGTGAATTTGCTTCTGTGGATGTGAGCGATGCCTTGGGAACG AACAGGTTGAATATAACAAAGACAATCCGCAAGTTCTCAATAGACTCTAATATGAGACCAACTGGTCCCGAGTACCTATCTGGAGCAACCACAAATCTTGTTAAGCATGATGATGGTGGTGAGGAAGACTACggtgaaggttcccttgctcttaatGGGCAAAATTTTGAGAGAGTTTCACATGA GCATGATATTTTGGTGGTCAACTTTTATGCTCCGTGGTGTTTCTGGAGCAACAGACTG AAACCATCATGGGAGAAAGCAGCTGCTATCATTAAGGAGAG ACACGATCCCGAAGCAGATGGACGTATTCTTTTGGGTAAAGTTGATTGCACTGAACAAGTTGATTTATGCAGAAG GAATCACATACAGGGCTACCCATCTATTAGAGTTTTCAGGAAAGGAACTGATTTGAA AGATGACCATGGGCACCATGAACATGAATCTTATTATGGGGATCGTGACACCGAAAGTCTTGTTAAG TTTTTGGAATCGCTGCTCACATCAATTCCATTGGAGAACCAACATCCAGCTCTCGAGGATAAGTCTGATAATAAGACTCAGACCATAAAGAGACCAGCACCACCTTCAGGTGGCTGTAGAATTGAAGGATTTGTCCGTGTTAAGAAG GTGCCAGGCAACCTTGTTGTTTCTGCTCGTTCTGGATCACATTCATTTGATGCATCTAAGATGAATGTGTCACATTTCATCACTGAACTATCATTCGGAATGAGACTTTCACCTAGGATGTTGAGTGATCTGAAGAGGATCGAACCTTATCTTGGTGCCAGTCATGAAAGATTGAGTGGTCAATCTTATATTACCCAAGATCAGGATTCAGATGCAAATGTTACA ATTGAGCATTATCTACAAGTTGTGAAAACAGAAGTCAGAACATCAAGTGGCCACACATTGGTCGAGGAGCATGAATATACTGCGCATAGTAGCTTGGTTCACAGTCCTGACATCCCGGTTGCAAAATTTCACTTTGAGCTCTCTCCTATGCAG GTGCTGGTAATGGAAAATCCCCGGTCATTCTCGCACTTCATTACGAATGTTTGTGCCATTATTGGAGGTGTTTTCACG GTAGCCGGGATATTGGACTCAATTCTGCACAATACTATGCGGATGGTGAAAAAAGTTGAGTTGGGGAAGAATTTTTGA
- the LOC141634019 gene encoding protein disulfide-isomerase 5-4-like isoform X2 translates to MPWERLNITKTIRKFSIDSNMRPTGPEYLSGATTNLVKHDDGGEEDYGEGSLALNGQNFERVSHEHDILVVNFYAPWCFWSNRLKPSWEKAAAIIKERHDPEADGRILLGKVDCTEQVDLCRRNHIQGYPSIRVFRKGTDLKDDHGHHEHESYYGDRDTESLVKFLESLLTSIPLENQHPALEDKSDNKTQTIKRPAPPSGGCRIEGFVRVKKVPGNLVVSARSGSHSFDASKMNVSHFITELSFGMRLSPRMLSDLKRIEPYLGASHERLSGQSYITQDQDSDANVTIEHYLQVVKTEVRTSSGHTLVEEHEYTAHSSLVHSPDIPVAKFHFELSPMQVLVMENPRSFSHFITNVCAIIGGVFTVAGILDSILHNTMRMVKKVELGKNF, encoded by the exons ATGCCTTGGGAACG GTTGAATATAACAAAGACAATCCGCAAGTTCTCAATAGACTCTAATATGAGACCAACTGGTCCCGAGTACCTATCTGGAGCAACCACAAATCTTGTTAAGCATGATGATGGTGGTGAGGAAGACTACggtgaaggttcccttgctcttaatGGGCAAAATTTTGAGAGAGTTTCACATGA GCATGATATTTTGGTGGTCAACTTTTATGCTCCGTGGTGTTTCTGGAGCAACAGACTG AAACCATCATGGGAGAAAGCAGCTGCTATCATTAAGGAGAG ACACGATCCCGAAGCAGATGGACGTATTCTTTTGGGTAAAGTTGATTGCACTGAACAAGTTGATTTATGCAGAAG GAATCACATACAGGGCTACCCATCTATTAGAGTTTTCAGGAAAGGAACTGATTTGAA AGATGACCATGGGCACCATGAACATGAATCTTATTATGGGGATCGTGACACCGAAAGTCTTGTTAAG TTTTTGGAATCGCTGCTCACATCAATTCCATTGGAGAACCAACATCCAGCTCTCGAGGATAAGTCTGATAATAAGACTCAGACCATAAAGAGACCAGCACCACCTTCAGGTGGCTGTAGAATTGAAGGATTTGTCCGTGTTAAGAAG GTGCCAGGCAACCTTGTTGTTTCTGCTCGTTCTGGATCACATTCATTTGATGCATCTAAGATGAATGTGTCACATTTCATCACTGAACTATCATTCGGAATGAGACTTTCACCTAGGATGTTGAGTGATCTGAAGAGGATCGAACCTTATCTTGGTGCCAGTCATGAAAGATTGAGTGGTCAATCTTATATTACCCAAGATCAGGATTCAGATGCAAATGTTACA ATTGAGCATTATCTACAAGTTGTGAAAACAGAAGTCAGAACATCAAGTGGCCACACATTGGTCGAGGAGCATGAATATACTGCGCATAGTAGCTTGGTTCACAGTCCTGACATCCCGGTTGCAAAATTTCACTTTGAGCTCTCTCCTATGCAG GTGCTGGTAATGGAAAATCCCCGGTCATTCTCGCACTTCATTACGAATGTTTGTGCCATTATTGGAGGTGTTTTCACG GTAGCCGGGATATTGGACTCAATTCTGCACAATACTATGCGGATGGTGAAAAAAGTTGAGTTGGGGAAGAATTTTTGA